The nucleotide sequence agaggaggtcgcgccgggagactcctgcaggtgcggtgtggGAGCAGTAGCACGGGAAGCTCCCGTCAAGAAGCAGAGGCCCCCGAACAAGAACCTGCAGAAGCGGAGACGGGGCAGCAGTCGCGCCGggaagccggcgctccccaaaaacttgattccccgcctacccgtgtaggtacgcttgacgggggaagttccggaggcctgctaccgaagctccctgtgcgAGCAGGGAACTCCGGTCAgagatgcagacgaacagctcagcgctcagatgttgcggagaggaggaagaggaagagtcgggtGCGGTGTGGGAGCAGTAGCACGGGAAgctcccgtcaggaagcagagGCCCCCGAACAAGAACCTGCAGAAGCGGAGACGGGGCAGCAGTCGCGCCGGCTTCccggcgctccccaaaaacttgattccccgcctacccATGCAGGTATGCTTGATgggggaagttccggaggcctgctaccgaagctccctgtgcgcgcagggaactccggtcggagatgcagacgaacagctcagcgctcagatgttgcggagaggaggaagaggaagagtcgggtctATCCCCTGCCGGACAGGGGCGCCCCCCCCCCATATAGCCGCGCCGTTCCCCATCTGTTcgttaggccctgtcgggggaatgaacctggacagggtggttgggcgttgggagttggctgcggcggctagggtttcggttgggccaagcgacaaaaccaggCCAAACCAGCCCACGCCCACGGCCTCGGCCCGTTGCGGGCggctcggctcggcggcggcgcgcgcgcgtgtggcctcccggttctccctctcaacttgtctatgtgagagtcctaagactcactatttaagttgagaacctttttagtgaatttcccatgtggtactaatcacttttccacttaacaataattgtgggcctttgaaatttatttgattaattagaataaataatgggtctggcccaaattaatctaacatACTTATCATCTTCGCACACTGGAGCTCTGGCTGCCCTCTTTGGATGGGCACCTATAGAAGACGATTATGCTGCTGTGACAGTAGAGTGCCTGGTTTAGCTCTTTGAGTCGGGTCGTGTATTGCTATGTTTTTAAATGGAACCATCACGGGTCTCAATTCAGTAGCACGTAGAGATGCTGTGCGTGTGCTTGTCGACTCTGCCAAGATTGACATAGTTTGTCTTCAGGAAACGAAGATGGCCTCTTTTTCTCTTCAGATTATACTTTCCATGCTTGGAAGTGATTTCAACAACAATTTCATTTGTCTTCCTTCGGTCGGAGCTAGTGGAGGGGTCCTGATTGCCTGGAGATCTCGTTTGGGGGATGTCCAAGCCAGTCGTGTGGACGTCCATAGCACTTCTGTTCAGTTCAGTCCATCTTCTGGCAGTGCCTGGTGGCTCACATGCGTATATGGACCACagagggatgaaaacggtacggatattttccgaccgtattcgaaaccgaatctgtttagaggggttgagatctgtccgtatccgagtccggatatccaacatccgataccgtatccgtatccgaatactcaaatcgtatatttatgatgtcgatatccaatcgtatcctatccgacatagttgacactatccgtattcgaatccgaattcggacagaaatatgaaaacaaatgtaatatcggtgatatccgtccgtatccgatccgttttcatcccactGGACACTCAAGAGAAGATACAGTTTTTTGCAAGAGCTCAGGAAAACTCGTGCTCAGTGCACAGGACCCTGGATGGTGGCAGGGGATTTCAACCTTATTTACCAGGATGAGGACAAAAACAATAATAATCTGAATCGTGCTATGATGGACAAATTTAGAGGATGGATTAATGATTTGACAATGGAGGAATTACCCCTCCATGGACGTAAGTTCACTTGGTCCAGTTCCTCCTCCAGTGCTTCCCCCACTCCTGTGAAACTGGATCAGGTTTTCTGTTCTTTAGACTGGGAGGAGTTGTTCCCTGATTGTCTCTTGCAGAGCTCGGCCTCGGATGAATCCGATCACTTCCCTCTCATACTAGGCCTTCGTGACAGTGGAGAAAGCAAAAGACGCTTCCATTTTGAAGCTTTCTGGCCAGGTATGGATGGATATTTGGATACCGTTGAGGCGCCATGGAATTCTATTCAACAACGCCCTTTCCTAGTGGAGATGTTGTCCCTGAAATTCAAAGCAACAGCAAAAGCTCTTCAGAGCTGGAGCCAGAAAAGGATTGGACATATCACCTCGCAACTCTCTCTTGCAAAGGAGATCATCCACCAGCCAAACCCTCTGGTCCAACGAATTATGGTTGCGTAATAACCTCAAGAAGCATGCTCTAGGCCTTGCCTCTCTGATGAGAATAGTGGCAAGACTGCGATCTCGGATTGGCTGGTTAAAAGATGGAGATGCTAACACTAGGCTATTTCACATGCATGCACGCAATCAGAAGAAGAAAAATTTCATTGCCAAGCTTAAGGAAGGAGGGGGATAGAATTATTACCTCACATGAAGAAAAAGCTGAGGCTGTTTTTGACTTCTATTCTAACCTGATTGGTGCAGATAGCAGTTGGGATAGAACAATCAATCTAGATGGCCTCCCCTTACCAAGACATGAGCTAGATGTCCTGGAGATACCCTTTTCTGAAGAGGAAGTCTGGAACACTATCAAAACTTTGCCATCTGATAAGCCCCCAGGTCCGGATGGGTTCACACGGAGATTTTACAAGTCTTGTTGGGCAGTGATTAAAGAAGATATTATGGCCACCTTGCATACTATTTGTGACAAGAATTTCGGAAGAGTCTGTCTACTGTACACACGTGTGTTTTAACATAAGccaacacatggttgttggctgTATGTAAAACACACAGATTTCAACATAAGAAAAACCATGTGTTTTTGGACTAGTTAGCACATGGTTGTTAGATGCCTAAGAAACACACGAATTGAAACACTGGAAAAAAACATGTGTTTTAAGAGAATGCAACACACAAATTCCATCaggcaaacaaggcccacaactgTTGTTCAGCCCAATAAAGACATGCCAGAGAGGCCCACTAACTAAGAAGACAGAGAGGCCTAGTTCAGCCCAGAGCCCAATAACTAAGAAGACAGAGATGAGTTCAGATCTCTTCGTGGGGAAGCCTCTTCGTGGAGATCAGATCTCTTCGTGGGGGCAAACAGGGGGAAGCCTCTGCCCTCCGTGGAGATCAGATCTCTTCGTGGGGGCAAGCAAAGCACTGCTCTGCGTGGAGATGAGATCAGATCAGAGCAGGGGAAAAGAGAAAACAACCGGCAGATCAAAGATGAAGATCTCCTCTGCGTGGGGGCAAGCAGACCAGAGGAAAAGGGCAACCAACCAACACATTCAAGAGGAACCACTAACCTCAACAGCCAAGGTAAGCACACCGACTTCCTCGTAAATATGTAATCCAAGATTGCTAGTATTTGCTGCAACCAAATTCAGGAATCAGAAATACAGATTCATAAATTAAGGAACTCAGGAAACAAAAATACAGAATACCTAAAAACAAATTGCATATTTCAAATACTGCAACTGGTATTTGCTGCTAATGTAATTATACTGATTAAACAAGCATTTTTGAAGAAAGGTAAAGTGAAGCTTATatgtgtttttgttttgtttctcTAAAGTTATTTAAATTTTCCACTCTTGACCTTTTGATTGAGACTCAGCAGCTACAAATCATAAATAAATTTATATTCTGTATCTGACCCTTGTCTTGAAGGCAAGGTGCTAGCTATAGGTTGACTTACACCTTAGTAACAGAAAACAAGTATGAAAAGCAACATCAACATAGAATGGACAGTGATTACCTCTTAGTGAATAGACAAATACATTTATTTATTCAAGCTTAATGCATGCAGCACTGTAAACAAGAAATAACTTAGTACATAGACAAAAATGTAGCAGAGGGAATTATGGGAGTGTTCATGTATAACTTTTATTGAAAAAAGAAGAGTGCCACTAACCATTTCCGGTAGTAGGCTTTATGCATCGTAGGATCAAGTTCAAAAGCTTCTGCAAGTTTAGTTAGTAATTCCTTTAGTGCTATACATTTATTGTGTTCAAAAACAAATATGCAAGCCAATGATGGTAGCATGAATAACACTACAAACTATGCTTTCTATTTCTGGATGTTTTAACAGAACATGAATCTAGAAAGAAGAACAAGGCTGCAGGAAATGTCAGAGGCACAATATCAGATTCACAATTATGAGGATATGATTCGCCAAGAAGAAAGCAGCAATGATGTAAAATTACTCCTAATTCAAAACAGTTGACACaaacaataaataaatgagaactaatggcttcttcattttcttgcaggtttCAATTGCTTCCCTTATGCAACTAATACAAGCACCAGTTGAGTTTGATCAACTACTTGAGGTAAGAAACACAATTCAATGATGCAATGAAAAGATATGTAAGTACTCACCTGCTTGCTTTTTTTATGAAGCAGAATAATATGTATGTCACAACAAGTAGATGTGATGATTATCCAACATCAGTGAAGTCACAAGAAGCAATTAAGGAAGTGCAGTCAGCTCCTTACCAAATATTTGCAGGCACAAATTGTTCCAGTGACCTTTCAAATACCTACAGATACAAAAAGGTGAGCAAAATCATTGCTCAGAATCAAAAAATGCCAACATAAGAAGGTTGTTTTTCGACTATAATATATTTCAATGCAGGGAGGCTACACTGAACTTATGATGGAACAGATCAGGAACTCTCAGGAAGATAATCAGACTGACTGGAATACGCAGGTAAAATTTTATAATACCAGTACACAAAAATTACAATTCAGACATATGTAAATTACACACATATATGCATGTAATTTCAGCATAACAGTACTTTAATTTCAATGCTTCATTATAAACTGCGCAGCAACATGAAGAGatgcaaggatcattaacaaagaTGATACTTGGAAATGACAGGAATGAGGTAAAACTATATTATATATGCTTGTCAGACTAGTTGTGTTATATTATAAATGGTAACCATTCTcattatcaaacaaataaaacagaATATGAGACTTGAAGATCTAGATGGAATCTTTGGACCACAAACTGACTGGTCAATATCAGAGTCAAGGCTGTCATATGAGGTACATACAGACAGCTGAGCCAATTTGATTACATTTataagcaatacaaatatgtactggcatcaaagtaaaacttatctttgcaaaaacaggatggagaaatggcaatcgtcgctgatgatgatggagcaacGACAAGCATAGCTGATGATGATAGATCTGAAATTCAACAATACCATTGGCAAACTGATGTATTCAATAACATGGACATTGATGAGGTACATAAAAATGATCTCTTCAACTATTTCTGTCCACactgaaaaaaaatatttgtattataaatCGCATTACTCAGAAACTGAGACTGCTGCTAATATATTTACAGGTGCAGCATGAAAATCAAGATGACCAACCAACAATGGGAGAAAATGACTTGAGGATCATAGCAGTAGAACCAACAAGTTCAGATATTACATCAACAGTAacagatgataatgaacatgtaaATGGCAGCCAGGAACTGAcggaggaagagattgaagaattcatcaaaaatgagcaggttgcagcatctaaaggcaacaatgcaccaatcaacagcaagtacaccccacagctatcgATGGAATTTAAAAGTAGGGATGATGCTCACCATTTCTTCAACTTCTATGCGTTCCTAGCTGGATTTCAAGTTGCCATAACACATACAACAAGAACTCAAAGTAAGAAGAGAAATAATGAGGTAGTCAAAGTGACAATGAGATGCACTcgtcaaggaaaagaaaaggaaccaaaGTGTTTGGAGCAAGAAGAAGTTGAAGTAGACAAGGATGTTGGAAACAAACCGGTAAGAAGAAGGAAAACAAATGTTCAGCAGAAGTCAGATTGTCCTTGTGTTATGATGGTGAAAGAAGAAGGAGTTGTATGGAAGGTTAAAACTCTTGATTTGGAGCATAATCATGAGCTATGCCCTGGAGACAGGGATCAGCTATTTTCTGGTCACAAGTATATgacagaaatggaaaaaggacttATCAAGACTCTGAACGATAACAATATCCCGACTAGGAAGATGGTTTCTATTCTATCGTATCTTAGAGGGGGGCTTACAGCTATaccgatgaaaaagaaagatatcaGCAACTACAGGACAAGGCTGAACAGAGAAGTTAAAGGATCAGATATGACACAAGTACTGGATTATTTCAGAAAGAAACAAACTGAGGATCCGTCTTTCTTTTACAAGTTTGATTTAGATGAGGACAAGAGAGTGAGAAACTTGTTCTGGACAGATTGTTCTTCTATGAAATATTATGCAGATTATGGAGAATGTGTAAGTTTTGACACGACATATATGACCAACCGATACAACTTACCTTTTGCACCATTTGTTGGAATCACCGGACATGGGCAAAGTTGCCTTTTCGGATGTGCTTTCCTGCATGATGAGACAGTGGACACTTTTAAGTGGGTATTTCAAACTTTCCTTGAAGCAATGGGAGGAAAACACCCTCAAACAATCATCACAGACCAAGACatggcgatgaaatcagcaatagAGCAAGTCTTCATAAACACAAAGCACAGAAATTGCTTGTTCCACATAAAGACCAAATGCTACAATAAGAATGTCAAGGTCTTTGCAGCAAACGAAGGACTATATGAAGACTTCGAAGATATAGTGAACAATAGTCTAACGGTGGAAGAATTTGAGCGACTTTGGAAGAGAATGATTGAGGAAAGAAACCTTCAAGGGAATAACTACTTTTCCAAGATGTGGGAAATGAGGAAAAGGTTTATCCCGGTCTACTACAAAAATGACTTTTTCCCTTTCGTACAGACCACATCCAGGAGTGAGGCAACAAATGCGAGGTTCAAAGACAATGTAGGGCCAACCTATAGTATCATCAGCTTTCTGAAAGAGTACAATCGGATTGTTGATACCATAAATCGAGCAGAAAGGCTAGAGGACAGCTATAGTAAGCAGAAAAGGCCAAAGGAATTTATATTCGGCTACAGAATAGAGCAGCAGGCACAACAGCTATACAACAGAAACATATTCAAAAAGTTTCAGCTACAACTGAAGGCAACATCAAGGCTGAACTACAGggaaactgaagatggaaaaacaTTTGAGGTGTGGCAAAAAAGTAACCAGATTCAGGAGGTTCATAGGTTCAGGAGATATACAGTAAACACTGAACTAACacaaggagaagaagaatttACCTACATATGTGCAAAATTCAGCAAAGATGGCATATTCTGCTCTCATATCCTGAAAATAGTCATTGAAAAGGAAATCAGCACAATTCCAGACAAATACTTCTTAGACAGGTGGAGAAAAAAGGATATGAAGGTACATgttgaaagacaagaagaagaaacagtTGAAACAAGCTCATTGTTGAGATTCAACATATTATCCAAGAGATCAACAATACTGAATTCAAAAGGATCAAAAAATGAAAAAGCCATGGAATACCTTATGGCAGAATtcaacaagatggaaatcaatttaGATAGAATGCTATGTGCTCAGCAAACAGGTGAAGCACAAAATAACCAGCAAGGAAATGAAGAAGGACAAACTATAGCAGCACAAGCTGGAGATCCACAGACTGAAATAGATGATCCAGAAAGAATTCAGAGAAAGGGAAGGCCACCTAAACCTGTCAGAATGAAGACACATATAGAAGAAATAAAGAAGAAACTGGTGGcagcagaaaagaagaaaaagaagaaaacaaatgacACAGACAGTGCAGGTATAAAATTTAAGgacatacaaatagaatttgaatcCAAATGCAAAAATTCTTATTTATGTGAACTAATAATGTTTTGTAGGCTCCCCGGTCAagccaaaaagaaagaagaggaaggaaaCATCAAATGGTAGCACTGATCCCGAAGCCACACCACACTAAGGACACGGTGATCAAAGACATGCAGCAATTCATGATGATCAGCAGATAGAAGCAAAATTTAAGTAGCCAACATATTTATGTAATTTATGTAATGAGCAGGATGTTACAaaccttaaattaaattatgcCTAGATCTAAAATTACATATGCTAAGAACTACAATTGCAGTGCCCAATATCTGTAATTTATATTATCGGTGATTGCAATTGTGTAACCGAATTTTATATTTGTCTTGTTTTCGTCAGTGGCAGGTAATAATAGTAACAGAGCACTTGAAAAATTCAGTAGTATGTTCCTCCTGCAGGCACCAAACATGTCTGCCAGGACATTTcttatttcagaacagagttTCTTTAGTGTGGGGTTATGAATGCAAGACATTTCTCATTTCAGGGCAAACTAACTGACTGCAGACTAACAAATACTGACCTTATTGTTGAAGTTCCAGCTGCCATTTTGTGTAAAAATGTCTTCACCATTCCCAGCTTTAAGTTAAAAAAACACAGTTTTAACGTTTACGCCTTCAAAATTCCATGACAATTATCACAGGCTGACAGGCCTTCAGAAAATGATTGCAATTTTTGTAATGGTGACAAGAGAGATAAACAAGGATTGCTGACATCTTACTCTGTTATCATTGCCACCTGATGCAAGCTGACGATTGTTATAAGACCACTTGAGTCCATAAACCTGGAAAATATGTGAGATTAGGGACCATACGTTACCAGAAAAGAAAATTGAAGCTTCAGTAGGATAATG is from Miscanthus floridulus cultivar M001 chromosome 7, ASM1932011v1, whole genome shotgun sequence and encodes:
- the LOC136465649 gene encoding protein FAR1-RELATED SEQUENCE 4-like, whose translation is MSSDLFVGKPLRGDQISSWGQTGGSLCPPWRSDLFVGASKALLCVEMRSDQSRGKEKTTGRSKMKISSAWGQADQRKRATNQHIQEEPLTSTAKNMNLERRTRLQEMSEAQYQIHNYEDMIRQEESSNDVSIASLMQLIQAPVEFDQLLENNMYVTTSRCDDYPTSVKSQEAIKEVQSAPYQIFAGTNCSSDLSNTYRYKKGGYTELMMEQIRNSQEDNQTDWNTQQHEEMQGSLTKMILGNDRNENMRLEDLDGIFGPQTDWSISESRLSYEDGEMAIVADDDGATTSIADDDRSEIQQYHWQTDVFNNMDIDEVQHENQDDQPTMGENDLRIIAVEPTSSDITSTVTDDNEHVNGSQELTEEEIEEFIKNEQVAASKGNNAPINSKYTPQLSMEFKSRDDAHHFFNFYAFLAGFQVAITHTTRTQSKKRNNEVVKVTMRCTRQGKEKEPKCLEQEEVEVDKDVGNKPVRRRKTNVQQKSDCPCVMMVKEEGVVWKVKTLDLEHNHELCPGDRDQLFSGHKYMTEMEKGLIKTLNDNNIPTRKMVSILSYLRGGLTAIPMKKKDISNYRTRLNREVKGSDMTQVLDYFRKKQTEDPSFFYKFDLDEDKRVRNLFWTDCSSMKYYADYGECVSFDTTYMTNRYNLPFAPFVGITGHGQSCLFGCAFLHDETVDTFKWVFQTFLEAMGGKHPQTIITDQDMAMKSAIEQVFINTKHRNCLFHIKTKCYNKNVKVFAANEGLYEDFEDIVNNSLTVEEFERLWKRMIEERNLQGNNYFSKMWEMRKRFIPVYYKNDFFPFVQTTSRSEATNARFKDNVGPTYSIISFLKEYNRIVDTINRAERLEDSYSKQKRPKEFIFGYRIEQQAQQLYNRNIFKKFQLQLKATSRLNYRETEDGKTFEVWQKSNQIQEVHRFRRYTVNTELTQGEEEFTYICAKFSKDGIFCSHILKIVIEKEISTIPDKYFLDRWRKKDMKVHVERQEEETVETSSLLRFNILSKRSTILNSKGSKNEKAMEYLMAEFNKMEINLDRMLCAQQTGEAQNNQQGNEEGQTIAAQAGDPQTEIDDPERIQRKGRPPKPVRMKTHIEEIKKKLVAAEKKKKKKTNDTDSAGSPVKPKRKKRKETSNGSTDPEATPH